The following proteins are co-located in the Eleginops maclovinus isolate JMC-PN-2008 ecotype Puerto Natales chromosome 1, JC_Emac_rtc_rv5, whole genome shotgun sequence genome:
- the LOC134871720 gene encoding uncharacterized protein K02A2.6-like → MKKQYPKVFTGLGCLTGEYRIKLKQDVKPFALSLPRRVPLPLHDKVKEELQRMEKMGVIVPIEEPTDWCAGMVVAPKPKGKIRICSDMTHLNEYVCRERLILPAVDETLAKLAGATVFTKLDATAGFWQVPLHQKSVPLTTFITPFGRYCYKRLPFGISSAPEHFQKRLTQMLTGLEGTVCHADDILVFGTTREQHDHRLHRVLGRLQEEGLTLNNDKCQFAVNKVMFLGHIVSAGGIEADPGKIKAITEMPTPKDAADVKRFVGMVNYVGKFSPRISELTQPLRELLKTDTDWVWGSAQQRAFDELRKELSSPTVLAQYCLHRETIVAADASSFGLGGVLSQKQLSGEWRPVAFISRSMTITERRYAQIEKEALALTWACERFQSYLIGMDFLIQTNHKPLISLLGSRALDDLPPRILRFRLRLLRFTYKIEHVPGKKLITADALSRAPIQAPPTPEDEQLEEDVCVSINLIMEHFPASEQRLVQIKTAQDSDDVCKRLKGMVQTGWPQNRKALPPQLQLYWQYQQDLLVVDGLLMKGERLVIPVTMQEDMINKIHEGHQGMTKCVARAQQSMWWPGLTKQIKQRVENCATCAREAHNAPEPLLTTTLPERPWQRVAVDLFQWDNAMYLVVIDYYSRYIEVANLTSTTTAHVTGKLKSIFARHGVPETVISDNGPQFSAAEFAAFARDYDFTHTTSSPRYPQSNGEAERAVRTVKYLLKKGEDPHKALMAYRATPLTHGSSPAQLLMGRNIRTPLPVSQEKLQPGWPDLQDFRKKDQDLKEQQASWFNKRHNTKTRQELRPGQKVWVKNTKETGTVSGSAQTPRSYNIDLPSGTLRRNRSHIRVIPETTRETRLGRTIRPPNRLNL, encoded by the coding sequence ATGAAGAAACAATATCCCAAAGTCTTCACAGGACTGGGCTGCCTTACAGGGGAGTACAGAATCAAGTTGAAGCAAGACGTCAAGCCCTTCGCATTATCACTGCCACGACGTGTACCTCTACCGCTGCATGACAAAGTCAAAGAGGAGCTCcaaagaatggaaaaaatggGTGTGATTGTGCCCATTGAAGAGCCTACAGACTGGTGTGCAGGCATGGTGGTGGCACCAAAGCCCAAAGGAAAAATCAGAATCTGCTCTGATATGACCCATCTGAATGAGTATGTTTGCAGAGAAAGACTCATCTTGCCGGCCGTTGACGAAACCCTGGCCAAGCTTGCAGGTGCAACGGTCTTTACTAAGCTAGATGCTACAGCCGGATTCTGGCAGGTACCCCTACATCAAAAATCAGTCCCGCTGACCACATTTATCACCCCGTTCGGGCGATACTGCTACAAGAGACTCCCATTCGGGATTTCATCCGCACCTGAGCATTTTCAAAAGAGGCTCACACAGATGCTGACAGGGTTAGAGGGGACTGTATGCCATGCTGATGACATTCTCGTGTTTGGAACAACACGTGAACAACATGACCACAGGCTGCACAGAGTGTTAGGGCGGCTCCAGGAAGAGGGCCTGACTCTCAATAACGACAAGTGTCAGTTTGCGGTCAACAAGGTCATGTTCCTGGGCCACATTGTCAGTGCAGGAGGCATTGAAGCAGATCCAGGAAAAATTAAGGCAATCACAGAGATGCCCACGCCAAAAGACGCTGCAGACGTGAAAAGGTTTGTTGGCATGGTCAACTACGTGGGGAAATTCTCTCCACGGATATCAGAGCTCACACAACCGCTAAGAGAACTGctcaaaacagacacagactggGTGTGGGGGAGTGCACAGCAGAGAGCGTTTGACGAGCTGCGTAAGGAACTGAGCTCACCAACAGTACTGGCACAGTACTGCCTACACAGAGAGACAATAGTTGCAGCAGACGCTTCGTCCTTTGGGCTGGGTGGAGTATTGTCTCAGAAGCAGCTGTCTGGAGAATGGAGGCCAGTTGCCTTCATATCACGCAGCATGACAATCACGGAGCGTAGATACGCCCAGATAGAGAAGGAAGCGCTTGCACTGACCTGGGCGTGTGAACGGTTTCAGTCTTACCTGATAGGGATGGACTTTTTGATACAAACTAACCACAAACCTCTCATTTCACTGCTAGGCAGTAGAGCACTAGATGACTTGCCACCTCGCATTCTGAGGTTCAGGCTGCGGCTGCTTCGCTTCACGTACAAAATTGAACATGTGCCGGGGAAGAAATTGATCACAGCGGATGCACTGTCCAGGGCACCGATTCAAGCCCCGCCTACACCAGAGGACGAGCAGCTggaagaggatgtgtgtgtctccatcaACCTAATAATGGAGCACTTCCCAGCGTCAGAGCAGAGGTTGGTGCAGATCAAGACAGCACAAGATTCAGATGATGTCTGCAAAAGGCTGAAAGGCATGGTGCAAACAGGTTGGCCTCAGAACAGAAAAGCTCTTCCACCACAACTGCAGCTGTACTGGCAGTATCAACAGGACCTGCTCGTTGTAGACGGACTACTGATGAAAGGCGAAAGACTCGTCATCCCAGTCACAATGCAAGAGGACATgattaacaaaatacatgaagGTCACCAAGGCATGACAAAGTGTGTTGCCAGAGCGCAGCAGTCAATGTGGTGGCCAGGTCTGACCAAACAGATCAAACAGAGAGTGGAAAACTGTGCAACCTGTGCACGAGAGGCTCACAACGCGCCAGAGCCACTGCTGACCACTACGTTGCCGGAGAGGCCATGGCAGCGTGTGGCAGTGGATCTTTTCCAGTGGGACAATGCCATGTACCTTGTGGTTATTGACTACTATTCGCGCTACATAGAAGTGGCTAACCTTACCTCCACCACCACAGCCCACGTGACAGGAAAGCTGAAGTCTATCTTTGCCCGTCATGGAGTCCCGGAGACTGTCATCTCGGACAATGGCCCCCAGTTCTCTGCAGCGGAGTTTGCAGCCTTCGCCAGGGACTATGACTTCACGCACACAACCAGCAGCCCCCGCTACCCTCAAAGTAACGGAGAGGCTGAGAGGGCAGTGAGGACGGTGAAATATCTCCTGAAAAAGGGGGAAGATCCACACAAGGCTCTCATGGCCTACAGGGCCACTCCTTTGACACACGGCTCATCCCCTGCACAGCTGCTAATGGGCCGCAACATCAGGACACCCCTGCCGGTCAGTCAAGAGAAACTACAACCTGGATGGCCTGACCTCCAGGATTTCAGAAAGAAGGACCAGGACTTAAAAGAACAACAGGCCTCCTGGTTCAACAAAcgacacaacacaaagacaagacaagagcTCAGACCAGGACAAAAGGTCTGGGTGaagaacacaaaagaaacagggaCTGTCAGTGGTTCAGCTCAGACACCTAGGTCTTACAACATAGACCTGCCCTCAGGAACTCTCAGGCGGAACAGATCTCACATCCGGGTCATTCCAGAGACTACCAGAGAGACTAGATTGGGCCGGACCATAAGACCACCAAACAGGCTGAATTTGTAG